The Malus domestica chromosome 17, GDT2T_hap1 genome contains the following window.
ctagccttccatccatccatttaaaccaaattcgttttagagtcttttcaatttacaaagttttgttttgttttcaaaattcgtccaaaatcaatccccctttagttttaagtgtcatattagttagaaacccatttagtttgtgtttttaggtgtcttgagtcaagtttaaaccaattttcgtccaaattcttccctagtgtccaaaactgcccagaaagtggttttaaggcagttttgagtgtttatttgctgttttgagtcttttggtttgttttagtgttttaaagtttagttttacattctttgagtctagttagtgttttaaacttgtttttacgtttttgagtcaagtccaagtgattttgcaatccctcctaatccccggcctagaacgatccctacttacatacttgctacaattgataaaaagagggttaatttgagtgtcaacataattttcacatcagcatCAAAGAAGAAACCTCTTTTCATTGAAAGCGAAAACAATTAGgattaaaaagaagaaattgatgGGCATGGTAACAGTACAAGAAATCAATCCAATGCAATGAGACAAATCCGACAAAATTCACACCGAATGCCACATGAATTTTAGTTATTGAAATTTTAAGAAAGACTAAAAATTCATCATAATGAAAATCTGCTTATCAATGAGAGTGCACAACATTGTAACATTAGATTCAGAAAATGGTTTTGATTGGTTTTGATAGGAAGCATTGTAAGTTAATCCCAAACATTTAATTCATGCTTCCAAAATTAACAACTTCTACAACTGCAAGAGAAAACCTACTTAAATATCTTaaatgccaaaaccaaaaactgTCCTTATCTGGTGGAAGATAAGATCCTACCATCTTCTCTATATTCTCCACCACAGTCGCATTCCTGTGTCTGCATAACCAAACATATAAAAACAAGGCAATCAACTTTCCATCCAAGAAAACAATTCAACATTGTTATGACATTATCTTTCCGTTTGCTCCACAAACAAACTAATCTGGATGATATATGCAGCATTTGGACCTCTCATTGCCAAAGTCATGAGtagtataaaaaatgaaaaccatcgatttaattcattaaatttgaTCAACAAATGAAACACACAAATGTAGAACTACAAAAATTGATAGAGCAAGAGAGATAGGGAGGTACATGAAAATTCTGTACGATAGGAGCGAGTCTCCAAGTGAGTAAACTGTGACATGCATACagaaaataaacaataaataataactcatatatgaaaatatataaaCTCAAGCCGCAAAAAGAACACTAATTCAGATCCGGTGCGGtttgaaaaaacccaaatcTGGTACACATACAATCTCTTCTAACCAATTCCTCCATACAATTGTATCTACTTAAATTCCAGGCAAAAAGTTCAAATCTTCCGATATAAACTCACCACCCTTCAAATAATTCacataaaaacacacaaaaaacatGCCAAGCTATTAGAAATCGAAAGAGGGCTacgtttagggttagggtttctcaGGGTTCTTACCTAAATCCAAGAATTTGAACCACTTTCTTACAGTTTAGCTTGAATTCAATCTCCCAAACAAAATCACTAACCAAATCTTCAACATGCCAAGTTAAAACCGAATTAGTCCTGAATCTCAAGAATTTTTCAAATCTAAAAGTTAAAATTGAAGAAACCCACTTACATAGATAGGAAGCTCACTATGAGAGGATCACTTCTCTCTATTGGGTCGAGATCTAGTTTTGGCCGAAACTTGGCCGGCGAGTCCGGTTTGGTCGTTTTAAAGAGAATAGAGAGGGTAgagacataactaaaaataAGGAAATATGAAAGAGATAAATATGAAAGATGCGTGTGGGTTAAGGGGAgatggagagagaaagagatagagtTGGATAGATGTGGGCGGGCGGGGAGAGAGAGTGGGGATAAATATGAAGGGTGTCAGTGGGTTAAGCGGGGGGAGAGAAAGTTGGATAGAAGTGGGTGGGTTAAGCGGAAAAGAGAGTGTTGAATGGATGTGGGCTAcaagtttttgaaaataataataaagaacaAAGAATTGTGTCTTTAGAAGTAAACTATGGGCacaaataatatattagagTCCATTTTTTCAATAAAGTTGTCAGATAATGTATTTGTGCCTATTTTTTCTTACAATGGGCACAATCCATGGTGCCCTCTATGGAATGAGAACTGTTTCAGTCTTTTGGTGGTCAAGCGGACACAAAATTCTCAGTTGTGTCCTTTGTTTTGTACCCAAAGCTCATTTTTGTTGTAGTGTCATTGCCTAAAATAACCAACGACATGCTTTTCGGTATTTATACTACAATCTCAGCACTAAACCGCTGCAACTTACTGGTTGGCTCTAGGCATTCAAATGCCTAAAATAACCAATGACATGGTTATCGATGTTTATAAGCAATTTCAACACTAGGTGATGTGTTTGAAACTTTGTATATCTACGGACATGCTTTCCAACCCATATAGGTTTGAAAGCTTGTAGAGCATTTTACTCTGGTTTCACAGATGTTATTTTAAGGCCCTGATGTTGTTCTTTAACTCAGCCCCCGTTAGGAGGATTTTAACACGAGTAAGTATAGCCAGTCTTTAACAACACCCTATAAATGTACTCTTCATGTTCTCTATAAATgtatttcaatttacttatttcCAAACTTGTTCAATATTTCTACTTTTTTAGGCTTCATCAGATCTAAGCATTTTGGATTTCGACTTACCCTTATGCATTATCTTTACTGTATCCGCTGTCATTGAACTGCTGACAACGTTTGGAATTATGGCTTCTTAGTTTTGGCACCAACAAATAAATATCTCTTGAACGAAAAGCCACAGCAAGGGAAACTTGCAGCCACCCTAGTTTTTAGTAGCAGTAAGTCTTATCGCTGCTCCTTCCTACGAGCATCATACTGCCTGCAGCAACATGCTGCCATTCCTGTAGCAACATGCTGCTGCTTCTACAAACTTGGGTTTTTAGGTGACTTTTTTATGTAAATCTCCTTAAATCAAGGAGTGCCTTCTAATTAGTCAAAATCCATTTGTTTAGTCCTTAAATCAAGGAGAAGGTGGCGTGTCCCTTCTCCCTTGTGTTTGGTTTGCTGCTTTATATTGTGCTCTTGCTGTAAACACACATCATTATTGAAAATATATCAAAACTCATTTCtccacatggtatcagagcagtgtCCTTGTTAGACTTGACTCTGCAACCTTTTACCGTGATTTTCCACTCTTTTCAGTCAACAATATGGCATAAGAAAATTTAGTTCTCTTGCCTCATCGGCTACAAATTTCTCTAAGGTTGATATCAACCCAAATCAAAGACTCAGTTCAGTTTTGTTAAATGAGTTTAATTATCTTCCTTGGTTAAGGGCAATTACTTTGGCTCTCGGTGGAAAGGCCAAGCTcggcttcatcaatggagtcaTTCAAGCATCAGAAATTTCGGCTCCAAATTATGAAGCATGGCTGTGCAACGATCAGTTAGTTATGTCATGGTTGCTAAATTCTATGGAGAGGAAAATTGCTGAAATTTTCAACTATTCTAATTCCTCACAACATTTATAGGACCAAGTGAAGGAAATGTATAGCAATCAAAACAACTCGGCCCGTGTCTTTCAACTCAAGAGAGACGTTGCAGCTCTTCAACAAGAAAGCAAGTCATTCGTGCAACATCTTGGCAACCTTACCACTATGTGGAATGAGCTAGATGTCTATCAACCTCACACCACAGATGCGACCGTGTTGTTAAAAAGAGCTGAGGAGGACAAAAATTTTCAACTAGTAGCAAGCTTAAGCTCGGAGTATGAAGACTTGAGAAGTCACATTTTGATGACTTCAGAGCTTTCGTCTTTCTCGAGCTTGTGTGCCATCATTCAACGTGAAGTGGTCAGAAGACAGGTCATGGGATTGGACACCAAAGTTGTCGCGCGAGAATCTTGAGAGTATGCCTCGAATTACCAGTCACCTGAGGTGAAGGTTTACAAAGGTAAGCGCCCCGACTTGAAGTGTGATCATTGTCTTGGAATTGGCTATCGTGGGATTGGTCACACCAAGGATCGGTGTTGGATACTTCATCCCAAGCTGAAACCAAAGTTCAACAAGGACATCAAGGGACCATACAAGGTTGCTGCTAGTTCACCATACAAAGTCAGTCATATGGCAAGCCTCGTAGAGTCTACTTCAAATCATGTTGCTACTGATGGGCTGTTGGATTTTACTTCAAGTCCTGTTGCTCTAATATATGAATTTGCTTCATTTTTTCAACACAAGAAAGGGAATGGAAAGGTTGAAGAGGTAGCGGTAACTAAATCCGAGAAGCATTTTGTGATGCTTGGCAAGTTTGCGGGGTTTTTAGCAAAGGCTGAAGGTGTACCACATGAAGTTGTCCCATGTATTTTCCATGCTTTTTCTACTGCTCTAAATAATAGTTGTGTGCATGATTATTGGATCATTGATTCAGGTGCCACTGATCACATGACAAACCAAAGAACAAACTTGCATGAATTTCAAAATATGTCATCTCAAGTGTCTGTTGCTAATCGAAAATGAGTCTTCATTATGGGTAGAGGAAAAATTAGGTTAATTTCGAACCAAGTTGAGTCCACTACCCTATATGTCCCTGCCTTCCCTTTTCAACTTCTTTCCATTGGAAAAATTACCAAAACCTTAAACTGTCTTGCAATTTTCTCAccaaaaaatgtgattttttaggACCTAGTCACCGGGAAGACGATTGGTGAAGGTTTCTTTCTCAATGGTCTCTACTATTGTGACATTTGTTGAAATGTCACAATATTATTTGACACTTGTAATTTCTCCAAATTCTCTAGACTACCTTTTAATTCTTCCTTGTCTGGAGCTAGTGAGCTTTTTGAAATTGTACACTCGGACATTTGGGTCAAATAATATTGTgacatttgttgatgatttcacAAGAATCACTTGGCTATATCTCTTGAAATTCAAAAGTGAAGTGTTTACTATGTTCAAAGACCTTTACAACCTTGTTACTACTCATTTTGAGTCCAACCTTAAAACATTAAGATCGGATAATGGCACCGAATACATGTCTAACAACATGACACAATATTTGAGCATGCATGGCATATTTCATCAAACAAGTTATGTTAggacaccccaacaaaatggggtgGTTGAGAGGAAAAATAGAGACCTCTTAGATAAGACACGTTCTCTGATGCTTCACATGAACATTCCTAAGAAGTTTTGGTCACAAGGCGTGCTCACTGCCACATATCTGATAAATAGGCTTCCATGTCGAATTTTGGTATTTAAATCACCCTATAAAGTTCTTAAAAATCGGCCCATAGATTTGTCACATTTAAAACTGTTTGGATGTACATGTTTTGTGCATGTTCAAGCATCTCATCATGATAAGTTGGATCCCCGATATATTAAGTGTGTGTTTTTGGGCCACTCTTCAACTCATAAAGGGTATAAATGCTTTAATCCTGTTACTAACAAGATTGTGGTGTCTCAAGATGTAAAATTTGAGGAGTCCATTCCTTATTTTCACAAAGGAACCGCATATTCAAGTAAGGGGGAGACTTGGGAGGATTTGATTTCGCTGCCTAATTCTAGTGTGGATATTAACTTGGACTATCTTCAAGTTGATGTCGCTCATGCTCCTGTTTCCGATGCCTCTCATTCTCCTGATTCTTCAAGTCCCTGCCATGTGCCACAATCCCATAACGTGGCCATAACAACATCTCCCAGCCATTAAGAGGTTGACCCACTTCCAGTTAGAAGAAATCCTCCAAGAGCACGCCAACCTCCACCCAAACTGCTGGATTATGTTACCTATGCAGGACGACATCCAATCACTCTTGCATATCATCGCTATTCACCTTCCCATGCAGCTTTTCTCAATGCTATCTCAAACCACCATGGACCCAGTAAGTTTCAGGAAGCCAACCTTCATAACAAATGGAGACAAGCCATGGATAAAGAATTGCGAACCCTTAACGACAACCACACTTGGAGTATTGTCCACTTCCTTTATGGCAAGAAAGTCGTGGGTAATAAGTGGGTCTACAGGCTCAAATTCCATTCTGATGGCTCTATTAAGTATTATAAAGCACAATTGGTGGCTTGGGGCTTTACTTAAATGTATGGGGTGGACAACAAGGAAACGTTTGCGTTTGTGGCCAAGATGAGTACAGTTCAGGTTCTTCTTTCTGTGGCAGTCAACCAAGGTTGGTTCTTATTCCAAATGGACCTGAAAAACACATTCTTGCATGGGGAACTTAAAGAAGAAGTATATATGCAAAACCTCCTAGACATCCTCAAGCCTCCCAAAATGGCCTCGTTTGTAAACTCCACAAAGCCATTTATGGGTTAAATTGAGCTTGGTTTTGAGCATGGTGCGCTAAGTTAAGCTTGGTTTTGGAAGAGGTAGGATTTTCCAGGAGTAATGCAGATTCATCTTTGTTTATTCTCATAGGTTCATTGGGTAAATTGGTGGTGATAATTTACGTCGATGATCTTATCATAACTGGCGACAATATGGACGAGATTGTGTCCTTCAAACGGTCTTTTCATTAGAAGTTTGCTATCAAAGATATTGGTAAACTAAACTACTTTCTTGGCATTGAGACGGAACTTCCCATAATGGACTGTTTTTGAACCAAAGAAAGTACGTGTTGGATCTTCTTCAAGAGGTCGGCATGCTTGATTGTAAACCAATCATTACTCCCTTGGATTGCAAGCTCAAGTTGGACACGGCTGGGGAACTTCTCACTCACGTAAGTTACTATCAATGATTTGTTGGTAAACTCATTTATCTTACTAATATTACTTATAACGTGAGTCTTGTTAACCAGTTTATGCATGCTCCCACTGTTACACATCTTCATGTTGTTAAGAAGATATTACGGTATCTCAAAGGGTCCATTAGGCGTGGTATTCTCATGAGAAATAATGGTTCAACCCAAATAcaaggctatacagacgcagattggGCGGGCAATGCTCTCGATCGAAAGTCAACCACGGGTTATTGTACTTTCCTGGTTGGTAATTTGGTCACTtggaaaagcaaaaagcaaaatgTCATTGCTCGCTCTAGTGCTAAGGCAGAATATCGGGCAATGGCTTCCACTGCGTGTGAACTTATATGGCTCAAGAGTCTTCTTTTTGATTTGGGGTTCCCTAGCAATGCAACGATGCCCCTTATGTGCGACAACCAAGCTGCGATGCACATTGCATCCTATCCGGTCTTCCATAAACATACCAAGCATATTGAGGTGGATTGCCATTATGTGCGAGCTTAGGTTCAGTCCAAAGTTATTCAAACTCTCTTTACTTGTAGCCATGATCAATTGGCTGATTTGTTTACTAAGGCATTGCCAGCTACACATTTTCAGCACCTTCTTGGCAAGCTTGGCTCCATTAATCTTATGGATGCAGCTTGAATAGGAGTATTGAACGAAAAGCCACAGCAAGGGAAACCTGTAGCCACCCTAGTTTTCAGTAGTGGCAAGTCTTATCGCTGCTCCTTTATGTAGTCTTTCTGCGAGCATCATACTGCCTACAGCAACATGTTGCCATTCCTTTAGCAACATGCTACTGCTCctagaaactagggtttttaggtGACTTTTTGATGTAAATCTCCTTAAATCAAGGAGTGCCTTGTAATTAGTCAAAATCCATTTGTTTAGTCCTTAAATCAAGGAAAAGGTGGTGTGTCCCTTCtcctttgtgttttgtttactGCTTTATATTGTGCTCTTATTGTAAACACACATCATTATTGGAAATATATCAAAACTCATTTTTCCACAATATCAGATGCTGACCTCATAGAAAACTTATATCATTCGGTTTCGAGTCTTACTAATGAACAAACAGTACATACCAAGATAATTTTAGGTAAAGTGAGAACTAAAATGATTACTACAACTGAACTTTACGGGCCAGAAATTAATAATTTCACGATTGGGAGTGAATATTCCATTGGTGAAATTTGGACATTAAACTCTCATATTTCTCACAAAACATGCAATCTAAACAAATTATATTGCCTTGTGAATGGATTTAAGCTCCTTGTGTGCAGCTTCTGATTTTGGTACTTTAAGTGACCCCGGCGTGAATCTTTCCCGGAGTTGAACAATACTTTTTTGTGTGTGCAAATTATAATAGGAAGGAATGGTATAATGATTACCGGTACAGAATAAACAACATGTCGAGAACAATATTTTAATGTTACATGCGTAAGGTTATGggttgaaatttcatcatccaTGTCAACTAGGTTACAAATCGCAATGCAATAAATCTGAATCTGACTGTTGGAACCAAATATGTGCACCTCTGTGAGCGGTGGTTGAGCACAAATCCAAGTAACTTGCAAAATAGTAAAACAACCATGAGTAAGCCTAGGGCTAGGGTATGCTGGCCAAAGGGTCTCTGACGATCAAGTTAGAGAAGGATTTTTAGACTCAAGCAGTGAACAAGAGAATTCAAGCGTTTAGATTGCGTTACCATAAATGAACCCTAAATGCATGTATTTATACCGTGGGAGAGACTTTTTAGAGTAGGATCCTCGTTTTAAGCCGGGAAAATCATAGAGGATATTTAGAAGTACATATTGCATCCTTTTAGCAGTTATGATTACTCACGGCACACACCAattcctagattgtaggaaATCCAAGACTCATTGGATCTGATTGTGTCTATATCCTAATCTGATCGTGTGTCATGTGGAACAAGCATGGTCATTTAGCGGAGTCGCTAGGACTTCGCCTAATGCCCTAGAGTAGAGTAATGGTTGCACCGCTACTCCGTTTAATACAGTTCTACCCGGAGCTCGTGAGTCCACGGCTGGACTTTTGAGGTAACTGTATTCGGATCAACGTTACTTCGACCCTGGATAATTATGGTCCCGCACAGACAATGTTAAAGAAACCTACCCACCATGCATGGTGAACTAAATTCTCTAAACCAACGAGAGAACCTAGCGATAAGTGCATTTTAAACTTACAAAGGCAAACTTAGGCATAAGTTTTTACCTTATACAGAAAAAGTACTTATCATGCAACCCAAGAGGCAACGCATCGATAGCAGCAACAATTGCAATTGCAAttaaaatttgggaattttttttatatgtcatatgaacttatacattttttttttaatttgtcatatGAACTAATTTTGTTTAAGCAATTTGTCATATGAATTTTGtgaaatcattaatttgtcatctcGCCCTAACACTGTTAAGTTTTTAATCCAAAAGAAAGTTATTTTGGACTTTTGACCTCATCTTTCACAAGTTTATTCATTTACGTAGTTatttttatacacacacacacacacacacacacacacactctgttAAGTTTTTCATCCAAAAGAAAGTTATTTTGGACTTTTGACCTCATCTTTCACAAGTTTATTCATTTATGTAGTTATTTTTATACaaagatacacacacacacacacacactagatAAATTGGGTTTCaactttttatttcctttttataAGTTCTctacttatttttttttgtacgaAAAGAAAATGTTACGTGGGTTTCATAAACTTATGGTGAACTACTAAAAAAGTACACTAAGCTTACTAACATGGAGTTTAACTAATTACAAGTTTGAGAATTCAATGAGGTCAATCATGttcataaaaaaacaaatggGAGTAAATATGTCCCAAATAACATTGGAATGtccaaaataatatttaagGGGATCAGAGCGAAGttaaaatgtttgaaataaCCTGAAAACCATATGTCTTGCACATGGCTATCAGTTGGGGTACCGGGTCGTCCAACATGGGCAGCCAAATCGTCCTTCAGGGGTGGTACACCCTTCAGGGATGTTGAATCGACATCCGTTAAGTACATCTATCCTTCTAGGCATTAAGTACATCTATCCTTCtaggcatgtttgcagctggtatatgatttCATCATTTTAGCTAGATTAGAGGaatgcgtctggagcaacattctaaAAGCTAGAATACATCGTACTTGCTTACCACTCTTATGCTATACAAGGATCGAGATGAGGCATAGTGGGCAACATCTATGCGAATTCGCGTCGTTCGATAGGAACATTGATGTTTCTATCACTCCCTAATGGCGGGAAGATTGTCTCAGCAAAGTGATAATCCGCAAAATGAGCGGTAAATAGATCGCTTGCAAGGGCTCTAAGAGAGCTATTGTGAAGGAGAATCGTGATtgacaaagattcacatccttctttgagggcCCAAATTGGTACGTTGCGGCAGTGCAACTTGGCACATAAAATGCACATCGAAATGCGTAAGTACAGAACGTCAAGTTCGTACCCAATAACCAACTGTAATGTTGAATAGGTTGGGTGGCGATCAACATAGTTGTGTGCTGTTGAGTGCATAAAGTTATATTTTTACGCCCTCTTTTACTTAGGTTTTTTACTTAAAATCTCTATGCATCACAAAGTATTTTGTTGTTTCTATTGTATTTCAGGATGAAAGTAAGGGCTTGAAGAAATCATCTTATTTTGAATATCTGAAGAGCCTAGAATGGATAGTTTGAAGCCCAACTCGCCCAAGACCAAACCATAGCCCACAAGTGGCCCAAGATCTGCCAGAAAAGGCCCTCGCAGAACATCCAACTTGCGAGCTTTGCCCCGAAGTGCTCAGAGAGAATTAGAAAATGGGCCATATATGGTTGGAAAGCCCTATAAGTCGTctttctcatggtctgtacaacTTGTATTTCGGAGATTTCTACAAGAAATTATGACAGAATAAAGAGGAGATGTTCAGTTACAAATTCTGATAATAGCTAGTTTTCAGTTACTCATATACTAAAAGCTGGTTGTAATGAGCTGTAAATGAGATGGCCATGGCAAACAACAAGGATGAATTAGAAGAAGACGAGATGGCCATggcaaacaacaacaacaacaatgatGACAAGGCTAATCGTGCTTTGAAGGAGTATATGATTCCCAAGATCAGTGAGGAGTCTTTATACATTCATTATCCCGACACCACCGTGGAGAACTTCGAACTCAAATCAGGTATGATTCATCTTTTACCTAAATTTAATGGTTTGGCAGGTGAGGATCCCCATTTGCATATCAAAGAGTTTGTAGGGGTGTGTAATACCATTAAGATCCAGGGCATGATCCCTCAAGAGATAAATCTTAGGCTCTTTCCCTTTTAACTAATAGAGAAGGGTAAGACATGGCTTCACACTCTTCCATTCGGATCCATTGAAACTTGGGATGTGCTAGTTTCCGAGTTTCTGCATCAAGCTCAACGCACTAACAATCTTAGGTGCAAATCATGTCAATTGTACAAAATGATGGAGAGTTGTTCTATGAGTATTGGGACCGTTTCAAAACTTTGTTGCATTATGTCCCTCATCACAACTTGGAACAATAATTGCTCATGCAATATTTCTATGAAAGATTGCTTGATTCTGATAGTATGATGGTGGATGCTACTGCTAGTGGTTTGATGAACAAGATAGCTGATCAAACCAAGATCATGTTTGAGGACATTGCTTCAAATACGAAGCAATTTAGTTTCAGAAATCGACAAATCAAGAAGGTTTATGAGGTTAGTACTTCTAATGATTACTTGTAAACATCTAAGTTAACTAACCTTGTTAAGCAACTTGTATCCCAAAAGCAAGTTGTAGCTGTTTATCAAGTATGTTCCATGCAGGGATATTCATCTGAGGCATGTCCTCAAGTGCAAGGGTTTCATGAAGAAGCAAACATGGTAGGAGGATTTCAAGGAAATCAGAGACCTAGGAATGATCCATTTGCTCCAACTTACAACCCAGGATGGAGGAATCATCCTAATTCTAGATAGAGAAACAACATgcacaagattgcatagccctaggcagaaactGAAAGCTTGGTGCATTCACCAAGGTTCGGGCAATTATTTGTATTGCACTTTATGATCACTCTGCGAGGTTATTTTGGGGTCAATATAGGAATTTGATgtccaattataaacccaaaggAAATGCAATACTTATCGAAAACCTTCTATATAAACtttccagcattatccaatctagCAAACTATGAGATAATTAGGGTGGTGATCCCTTTAAATTGACCAGGAAGTTTAgtagcaatgtgtgtggacaaacatgtgaccagtttgtcgattcatcaaccaaaaccataatgtaattatatggtccgcattttggttggattagtccacatatattcccttaaATCCATTGTGAAAAAAGGGTTGTCTTGTATCTTTgctagggatgatttagaaaatcaatttccctaacGAGTAGGGTTGGTAAAGTGTACTTGTAAGCACATGATCCTTACTTTGGGTAAGGAGATACGTtctagcatcattgttcgatcTCAGTGTCCCAAAAGTCGTGCCAAGGAAAGTAAACTGCTTGAATCATCCTGCTCCAGGCCGGCCGCATGTGGCATATCCCAGATGGGAGGTAGCCCATTTGCCCCAAAATATGGCTTCAAGCTTTGtattttggaggtggtgcaaagatattccactctattttcttcagttgTTTCATTCATGATCATTATTCTCTCAAATGTCCTTAAAACTCGACGTCCTTCTTTCAGAATTGGGAGAATATAAGGTCTCTTAAATGGTAAgttagtaccattcatacaatgaGGAGTGTGCAATTGCTCTTAATCatgttggatagacctgaagttgTTGAtggagatgtgatttaggtgtaaattTAGTGTGCATAATatcgcattcatccagacaactaactttcctacattcctacctaatcatgtgtttaattgaattttgtcacatgtattaagaaacataatTCAATTAATTCATATTCAAGGACAGTATtgataagattatccataactaaaacaaacaccaacgtgaatccaagaacatagaaaaatgttcacaaagtaaaccaaagtTACTAAGGGGATTTAGCCAACTTGGCCATTCATATCAAAATTCTACTTTTTTAACGGTGTTCGGTAGAGCGAAATTAGTTTCAC
Protein-coding sequences here:
- the LOC139193408 gene encoding secreted RxLR effector protein 161-like, which produces MYGVDNKETFAFVAKMSTVQVLLSVAVNQGSLGKLVVIIYVDDLIITGDNMDEIVSFKRKYVLDLLQEVGMLDCKPIITPLDCKLKLDTAGELLTHFMHAPTVTHLHVVKKILRYLKGSIRRGILMRNNGSTQIQGYTDADWAGNALDRKSTTGYCTFLVGNLVTWKSKKQNVIARSSAKAEYRAMASTACELIWLKSLLFDLGFPSNATMPLMCDNQAAMHIASYPVFHKHTKHIEVDCHYVRA